Proteins encoded within one genomic window of Mercenaria mercenaria strain notata unplaced genomic scaffold, MADL_Memer_1 contig_3429, whole genome shotgun sequence:
- the LOC128553049 gene encoding uncharacterized protein LOC128553049, with product MFHQFKACKAHRDYLRFLWWEDDDFERSPTEFRMTVHLFGATSSPGCANFGMKNMASDNEEQFGSEIADFIRRDFYVDDGLWSVSSVPEAVNLIKKSTELCSKAGLRLHKFVSNSKVGIQSLSESRDEDLKNVDLTGDNLPVQRTLGVLWCLDSDTFQYEIVSNNRPLTRRGILSTVSSIYDPLGFISPAALSGKQILQQMCADQVGWDDPLPESLNGKWVKWCADLKNLPLLKFPRCVKPEGFGDIRITEMHHFSDASSYGYGQCSYIRLVNDVGQVHCSLLMGKSRVVPLRPITIPRLEFTAAVLSFIISSLLDQELEYSNLKPFFWTDSKVVLGYICNEARRFHIFVANRVQQIKEHTNPNQWNYVVSGENPADLASRGASVAELAKNPMWLNGPEFLWKQDAISANTGAQFSVCPDDPKLKHVQTFLPNAKPPCFSSLLERLVGTACVLL from the coding sequence ATGTTTCATCAATTCAAGGCTTGTAAGGCCCATAGAGATTATCTTAGGTTTCTTTGGTGGGAGGATGACGACTTTGAAAGGTCCCCTACAGAATTTAGAATGACTGTGCATTTATTTGGAGCAACTTCCTCCCCAGGTTGTGCTAACTTTGGAATGAAGAATATGGCTTCCGACAATGAAGAACAGTTTGGGTCTGAGATAGCTGACTTCATAAGGCGTGATTTTTATGTTGATGATGGGTTGTGGTCTGTATCTTCTGTTCCTGAAGCTGTCAATTTGATTAAGAAAAGTACTGAGTTATGCAGTAAGGCTGGTCTCAGGCTCCACAAGTTTGTCTCTAATTCTAAGGTTGGGATACAGTCCCTCTCTGAGTCTCGAGATGAAGATCTCAAAAATGTTGACTTGACTGGTGATAACTTACCTGTTCAGAGAACCTTGGGAGTCCTTTGGTGTTTAGACTCTGATACATTTCAATATGAGATTGTCTCAAACAATCGCCCTCTCACAAGAAGGGGTATCTTATCTACAGTCAGTTCGATATATGATCCTCTTGGTTTTATATCTCCAGCGGCTTTATCCGGAAAGCAAATTCTGCAGCAGATGTGTGCAGACCAGGTGGGTTGGGATGACCCCTTACCAGAAAGTCTAAATGGCAAGTGGGTGAAGTGGTGCGCTGACCTGAAGAATCTTCCTCTTTTGAAGTTTCCAAGGTGTGTTAAGCCTGAAGGTTTTGGCGACATTAGAATTACTGAGATGCATCATTTTTCCGATGCAAGTAGCTATGGGTATGGGCAGTGCTCTTATATTCGTTTGGTGAATGATGTTGGCCAGGTGCATTGTTCGTTGTTAATGGGCAAATCTCGTGTTGTACCTTTAAGACCCATCACAATACCACGTCTTGAATTTACAGCAGCTGTGCTGTCATTTATAATTTCCTCACTTTTGGATCAAGAACTTGAGTACTCAAACCTTAAACCCTTTTTCTGGACCGATAGTAAGGTTGTACTGGGATATATTTGCAACGAAGCAAGGAGATTTCATATATTTGTCGCTAACAGAGTTCAGCAAATTAAAGAGCATACAAACCCTAACCAATGGAATTATGTTGTCTCTGGTGAAAATCCTGCGGATTTGGCTTCTCGAGGTGCATCTGTAGCAGAGCTAGCTAAGAACCCTATGTGGCTCAATGGTCCAGAATTTCTCTGGAAGCAGGATGCAATTTCAGCAAATACCGGTGCACAGTTTTCAGTATGTCCTGATGACCCAAAGTTAAAACATGTtcaaacatttttgccaaatgcAAAACCACCCTGCTTCAGTTCATTGTTGGAACGGCTTGTTGGAACGGCTTGTGTACTTCTCTGA
- the LOC128553048 gene encoding uncharacterized protein LOC128553048 → MSDLVKFPVVLPRKGHITELVIRHYHDNVKHQGRGMTTNIIRNNGLWIIGCSSAVSHVILKCVVCRRLWCSFEGHKMADLPSDRLEPSPPFTYCAVDYFGPFYVKEGRKEMKRYGVLFTCLACRAVHVETATSLETDSFISSLRRFIAIRGPIRQLRSDRGTFSFY, encoded by the coding sequence ATGTCAGATCTGGTGAAGTTTCCAGTTGTACTTCCTAGAAAGGGTCATATAACAGAGCTTGTTATACGGCATTATCATGACAATGTTAAACATCAGGGTCGCGGAATGACTACGAATATTATTCGGAATAATGGACTCTGGATTATTGGTTGTAGTTCGGCAGTTTCTCATGTAATTTTGAAATGTGTTGTTTGTCGTAGGCTATGGTGTTCCTTTGAAGGTCATAAAATGGCTGACTTGCCATCTGACCGTCTAGAACCATCTCCCCCATTCACGTATTGCGCAGTAGACTATTTTGGTCCATTTTATGTTAAGGAAGGGCGAAAGGAAATGAAGCGCTATGGGGTTCTGTTCACTTGTCTAGCCTGCAGGGCAGTTCACGTTGAAACGGCTACGTCCTTAGAAACTGATTCATTCATCAGCTCTTTAAGACGGTTCATTGCAATCAGGGGTCCGATTCGTCAGCTTCGTTCTGACAGAGGCACTTTTAGTTTTTACTAA